A genomic stretch from Verrucomicrobiota bacterium includes:
- a CDS encoding KamA family radical SAM protein, translating into MQFASRFEDLKKFRSHAPGHWRGTPAEEWSNHRWQLQHRVNSLEGLESRLQLSDEERAGVILSGTKLAMSITPHFFNLIDPHDPDCPIRRQILPRREESLFDPTELADPCGEDSHMPVPGLVHRYPDRVLFLVTDQCASYCRYCTRSRVVSGVGEQKLEADHQAAFRYLEQHTEVRDVLLSGGDPLLFSDSKLEQILSRLRAIPHIEFLRIGSRVPLFLPQRITPKLCRILQQFHPLFISVHANHPRELTVEVKEALERLANHGIPMGNQSVLLQGVNDDVETMRALVHKLLMCRVRPYYLYQCDLIKGSSHLRTSVSKGIEIIEGLRGHTTGYAIPQFVIDAPGGGGKVPVNPDYVLEREASRTLIRNYEGEVFEYPEPSANPVSAAAECAQESCSP; encoded by the coding sequence ATGCAATTCGCTTCTCGTTTTGAGGATTTGAAAAAGTTCCGGTCTCATGCGCCGGGCCATTGGCGAGGCACCCCCGCCGAGGAGTGGTCCAATCATCGCTGGCAGCTTCAGCACCGGGTCAATTCCCTCGAAGGTCTGGAGAGTCGCTTGCAGCTCTCCGATGAAGAGCGGGCCGGGGTCATCCTGAGCGGGACGAAATTGGCCATGTCCATTACCCCGCACTTCTTCAATCTCATCGACCCGCACGATCCAGACTGCCCGATTCGCCGGCAAATCCTCCCCCGGCGCGAGGAATCGCTCTTCGATCCCACGGAGCTGGCAGATCCCTGCGGCGAAGACAGTCACATGCCGGTCCCCGGCTTGGTCCACCGCTATCCCGACCGGGTGCTTTTTTTGGTGACCGACCAATGTGCCTCCTACTGCCGCTACTGCACCCGCAGCCGAGTGGTGAGTGGCGTGGGCGAGCAGAAGTTGGAGGCGGATCACCAAGCAGCCTTTCGCTACCTCGAACAGCACACCGAGGTCAGGGACGTGCTTCTTTCCGGTGGCGATCCGCTGCTTTTCTCCGATAGCAAATTGGAGCAAATCCTGAGCCGCCTCCGCGCGATCCCGCACATCGAGTTTCTCAGGATTGGCTCGCGCGTGCCGCTTTTCCTCCCCCAGCGCATCACCCCCAAGCTCTGCCGCATCCTCCAACAGTTTCACCCGCTCTTCATCAGCGTGCATGCCAATCACCCGCGGGAGCTAACGGTGGAGGTGAAAGAGGCCCTGGAGCGCTTGGCCAACCATGGCATCCCCATGGGCAATCAAAGCGTGCTCTTGCAGGGAGTGAATGATGATGTCGAAACCATGCGCGCGCTCGTGCATAAGCTTTTGATGTGTCGCGTGCGGCCCTATTACCTTTACCAGTGTGATCTCATCAAGGGTTCTTCTCACCTCCGCACGAGCGTCTCGAAGGGAATCGAGATCATTGAGGGCCTGCGTGGTCACACCACTGGCTACGCCATTCCCCAGTTCGTCATCGATGCGCCCGGGGGCGGCGGGAAAGTGCCGGTCAATCCCGATTATGTCTTGGAACGAGAGGCCAGCCGCACCCTCATCCGCAACTACGAGGGCGAGGTCTTCGAGTATCCTGAGCCCTCAGCCAATCCGGTTTCGGCGGCCGCGGAGTGCGCGCAGGAGTCTTGTTCTCCCTGA